The Coccinella septempunctata chromosome 9, icCocSept1.1, whole genome shotgun sequence genomic interval ATAAACACAAGGACATCCAATGGATGTCCAATGGGTATACAAATCATGCAATAGAGATGTCCATTGTATATCCTTTGACGGACAAAGGATATCCATTGGATATTCCATGGATATCCATTGCTTGAAGGTCCAATGAATGATATTTGGTCCAATATAAACTCATTTTGAACAAGAGTTGTACCAAAATGGCAAAACAATGGACAAGGACATTTGCATTGGGCTAGCTATGGATCCATATAAACCTTGTTTGTCCAGATCTTATCAGAATGTCTAATTCCCAATAACTCattcatgaaataaaattgattcataaaaaaaactCGCTAATGCATACCAAGTATGTATATAAGATTAAAAACTTAAACTAAAATATcacattttttctttctttgactCTTCCAAGAGAATCCGCCAATCAAAACTATTCAAGGTAGAAATATCTCTACAGCCACCTCTAAATATTCTAGATGGTTGTGGATATATCCATAAGGAGCACAAACTTTTTCTTCTGTGATATAGGAAAATGTACctacaataaagattttcatGAGGAGTAAAGAGAGTAACTCTGGAGAAATCTTCCGAGGGTAGAATATCCCAAAAAATTCCTTGGGAACTTTAACACTgcgagatctaagaagtatctgaatcttagcaagaataatatgctacacctcctcaCAGGTCATTGTcgcctcaggaagcacctaatGAGAATGGGTCGAGCAAAAACTGCGGATTCTGTTGGAAAGAtgatgaaactccagatcacctgGTGACCAGAATGCCTAGACATTGCTTGACAACGCAAAAAATGCCTTAGAGCCCTTAGACGAGGAACTTGCAGAAGCGATGAGGAGGTTAtctccttgaagccatcccagataTTGGAGTTCATTATAAGTCTGGAACCCCCTTCAACATCTAGAATTTACCTTCCCTTCAGATAAGCACAGATAAGCATAGTTGTAAGTTCAGGGATCTTATGAATGACCATAACATCGCAGAGGGCTTCGAAACTCTCTCGTTTTTCAGATTTCCATAAATTTCACGATTTTAGAAACAAAAAGTTTGGGAAATTTGTGTTGAAAATAAGATGATTAGGAATGGAATTTCAAAATTCCATGATATTAGTATGGAGCGGCAAAGAATAATTCTAAGCCCACCGTTAAAAATGTTTTAATCATTTTCAAAGACCTTGTATTTATGAGGGTGAAcagtaaaatttttttgaaattatctaATACTTCGTGACATTTGATACATTTCGTTGGGTACTGATGAAAACTTAGTTTCTAATACACTTTCTTGCtatcattttcaaaaaatttcttcaaactTCAGGCAGAAGTTGAAGAGATGTACATATTTGGTATGTATGTTTTTTTGAGTGAAATGAAAGGAAGGTATTTGGATCGGAAGAAGTGAACCCATCTAAAAAAGAACCGGAGTAAAGATTCGAATATTCGATATCTCCAGTTCAGCAGAATTTTTGCAGAGCAAAAACTTCTTGCCATCTTTGCTTATCAAATATGCACTTCCACTATCACCTTGAACTTCGACAATGGATAAGAAGCTAATTGTTTATTGATTAATGTGCTCGGTATGATGAGATAATAGCtatgattttattatttacgCAATTGCAATAGCATCAATGCATAGTAAGGAAAAATAGtatatgaaaaatgtcaatCGATTGACCTTTAACTCTTTTTACATTGgttatgaaatttttcagaagatgtTATTTAGATGgtatttttttacacttgttgaGAATGTAACAAAGAACAAATTTGTTACTTACTCCATAGAGCACTTAGATTTGAGATAAAAATTCTGTTGTCTCATCGCGACTTTTATTCGGGATTTTGAgattgagtttttaaaccacgacattttgtgaaaatcatttaatctatttcaagttcaaatggaatttcatcaattatcgcccacatcaattcaatagcggaattttaaatttcaattaattAGAACCGTATTTCTAACTGAAGCAAGTGTTCCCATAGTGTGATCTACCTTTCCAATGttcgaagatgaaaaaattatgttccaatataaaaaaaattgtgatacgTGCTGAGCTCTTCTTTGAGCTCTAAGCTCACTTTTTAATATGAAAGAACTCGGTATATTTTCGGATATTATATCAACTGCTTTCGAAATGCTATCCGGGATTGTAAGAGGTTATCACCGGGTATATATACCTACAGTTCAGTATTCGGAGaattcttatcaattttctgatttctcgaattttcgaaatcaaacCTCGTGCTGACTCACATAACTCTGATTctaatgaaatttcgaaaaagacGTGCACTTTGGTCCTGATCTAAAACAATTCACTGAAGTGTCCAAAATACACCATCATATAAAATAATGGTAGGAAAGGAATGCTAGTTTTGTCCAAGACAGTAGAAATTCAAATCTTTAGCTTCTTCGCTAACTTTTTGTCTGTGCTTCTGCTCCTTTCTTTCAAATGATTGGACTGAGCAGCGCTTTGATTCTGCTTTCACTCTGTTTGATGGCATGTTTTCGATCGACAGACGAAAAGAATAAGGTGTCGCAAATTTTGTAATGGATGAGCCGAGTCGTTTTCTTTATAACAAATCAACCAATTCTCATTTCTATTAAAGATGATCTAGCAAGCGCTAAATTTTCGTGCGTAATATTTGAAACACTCATCGCCATCTAGCTTTTAAATTTTTACTGATAGCGAACGTTCGATATAGAATTCTTCATGATATTATTTTGGTAGCAGTTAACGGATAATTGATGTCCTCGAAGTACCTTTAGGTGATTTGAATAATTCACTTAGGAAAGTGAAGAAGTTCTACCAATCTATAGTTCAAGTTTCTAATATTGGAAAATATATTAATAGGTTGTTTCTCAAACCTGTAGAGGGCGAAGTTATCCAAGCTACTAATGGTTTTCCTTTGGTTTCCTAGTAGTATTGTTTCTTCATTGAACAGAAATCATATATTGACAATACATCTCCTATTTATTTGTTTGATATCACGAAGAAAAAGCCTACTCTACAGTTATGTTGGGTACAGTGACTTTTCCACAGTCTATTCAATATCTCTTTATGCACTTATATATTATacgcttgttcgtagagtggttcacaacggttgtgaactgtacagagcaagcgcaaatggattttcgctaccctaaaatgcaattgcgcttgctctgttcAGTTAACAACCGTTGCCAACCTCTCTATGAACAAACCTTATATAAGCCTGATTCTCAGTatgtaccgaagtacccctcagaagcctTGTGAGCTTGTGTTCCACACTCTGGTTGATTTTCCTATTGAATGGTCGATTAGGCAAAACATAAAAcacaaattttatgaaaaaaattattttaataaataaataaaataaacgtTTCCATCACTTAAAGTAGGTATATCTTAACTAACTACTAATCCTTAATATTCCACAGTTATACATTTCGTTTTCAGGTATTCATTAAGGGCTTCAGCTCCCAGATCTTTGCCAAATCCTGATTGTTTGAATCCTCCGAATGGTGCAGCAACGTCAGTTTTGTTGTAAGTATTAATGAATACCGTTCCAGCATCCACTTTCTCGGCAAACTTCAGAGCTTTGCTGATGTCCTTAGTGAATACTCCAGAGGCTAGGCCGTACTCTGTTGCATTAGATCTTCGCAGGACACCATCAATGTCTCtgcaaaaaaattgatgaaacttTGATTCTTTTAACTCATAAGGCAGCAATATTCAAAAAGTAAGTACACCGATACGGTAGGTTCAGATCGAAGGACCACAAAATCCTCTCTTATTCCCCAGGGGTAAGCACTTTTTGGGGAATTGAATTGAGTTCAACGAAAAATTGAAGGTTGCTGTTTTGGATTTTCTAATAGATGTGAAGAATCTTGAAGCTTCCTTATTTATAGGTGCCCATACGAAAATTAGGCACTGCCTTTTGCGTGAGCGATAAGCAATTTTTTATGAACATTGTTAAGTAACGTTAATGCATTTGTACTAACCCATTTTTGAATTTACTGATGATCATTATTGGCCCGAAAGATTCTTCTTTGGCGATTTTCATGTTGTCTTCAACATGACTGAATATAGTAGGCTCAAAGAAGTAACCAGGTCTGTCCAGTCTTTTACCTCCATATTCTAATTTTGCTCCTTCCATTTTACctaaaagttgaaaatatcatttcaattcaaataacatatcatcatcttcaatcATAATGTTGAATAACATGAACTACCACCATATTCATATTGCAAAAATTGTCAGGGATAACCTTCCATTGATTTATTCCAGGAATATTCAAATAACAGAGTTTGTTTAGTTGATATTCAGGATATTCTTGTTTTTAAAGAAAGGTTGGTTCTCCACGAACTGGAGAACAGTGAAAATGGAGTACGCAGTACTCCAAGTGCCAACCGGGCACTTCGGAAATATAAAACTTGGAATTCCGAAGAATTGTTGGTAGgaatctgcagagaaagtgattTTTGGTTCAGTATTTGCCGGATAGGTGGCGCATCGTGatgagaattgaaataatttctcaaAACCTCGGCCCTTTTTCGTTTAAGACCCCATTCTTCGGTTGGAATATCTAACGCTACACTGTACTCCTGAGGGACAATGAATCAGAAATCCATTCTACGGAATTAGTGTTTCCAGTTTGAGGAAAAGCAGGTTTAGCAACAAATACGACATGGTTCTTCATGATACCATCTGTAGCCTACTACAAGTAATCGATATTAAAGGTCAAAAGCTcgataaaggaaaaaagaatatgataaaaacTACATACTTAAAATATTCCACATGTATAACAGATAACTCAGCAAAAGCTACGTTGAAGAGAAATTTATAAGTGTTACCTATCAATCCTTGAGCAGTGTATTCCAAGCGAAGTTTAACACCACTATTATCCAATAACTCGAGGTAGTTCTAGATATTTAGTGGGAACATAAATGAAACTCACCCATTTCAACGAAGTCCAGAAGCTTATTCAAGTGAGCCAAATGGTTCTGAGGACCATGAGCGGTTGATTTGTTCAATGGGTCCCCTATAGCTATTTTCTTGGTCTCAGAAACTACTCTTCTGATGAACTCATCATGAATTTTATCTTCTACAAACAACCTTCCAGCAGCTATACAGTTCTCTCCTTTATTGAAGAAAACACTTTGCATACCCTAAAAAAATGATCAATCAGGCTCCAATTTCTCTACCCAAAGGTGGAAAAAATGGCTCGGGTTAGCCACTCCATGAACCCATTGAGCCAACAGCATTTAGGGGATCACCGATGGAAAAATTTGGAGAATCTCACGAACCTCGTTTCAACTATATACAGGACGTCCCTGGAGCAACTGCACAGGGTATACCAAAGTGTTTAATTTTGGATGTTTCTGGTACTTAACTAAATAGGTAAAAACGTTGAGAGGAGTcttgggctcgattttcgtgaaaagtccatcagTGGAAACcgttcacgatatcttcatttgtcttaaAGACATTATAGAGCTAATTCGCTAACTCTGATAAGAGTaggtatgtacagttactcctgGTACAATCTGTCACACTTGTAAATAACTTATACTCACTATTCTAACAGCCTTATCTAAATCACAGTCTGAGAATATCACTAACGGCGATTTGCCACCCAATTCCAAGGAAACCTTCTTCAAATTCGAATCAGCGCAAGTTTTCATTATGACTTGCCCGATCTCAGTACTTCCGGTGAAACCCAATTTCCTCACATCTGGATGAGAGGCTAGGGCATGTCCTGTTACTGAACCTTGAAAAAAAAGGAACAATTTTGATCCTGAAAtcccaaaatatatttttcaaccaACCTGTTCCAGGAACAACATTGATGACACCTGGTGGAATCCCGGCTTTGACTGACAATTCAGCGAATTTCAGAGCTGTCAGGGGGCTGACCTGAGCTGGTTTTATGATCACCGTGTTTCCTGCAGCAAGACAGGCGGCCATTTTCCAGGATAACATCATGAGGGGATAATTCCATGGGGTGATGAGGCCAACAACCCTATTGTGGTGAAATAATATGTTACTGCTGTTTGTATGGGATTTTAGTATTAGTTTCTTACCCTATTGGTTCCTTTCTTGTGAATGTTAGGTTCCTGTTGGGCCTTGCATGAGACACCGGTATGGTTGATCCTTGTATTTTATCACACCATCCAGCGAAGTACCTCCAGGTTTCAATACTCATTCCTACGTGAGTTTTAAGGGCTAGGGTGTAAACTGCCCCAGAATCAATTGATTCAATTGTTGCCAACTCctcacgatgctgatgcatcAGGTCTGCCAATCTGCGAAGAAAGAGTTCAATTATTACCACGGTTACGTTCAGATTGTAGGaaccattttttgtttgccaGGTATTTCATTAAACTGCAAACACTTTGAAGAAGAAAACAATATGAGGGCTCCAAGTTATGAGTTGAAGTGATTCTAATCTATGTTCAATATTGGCAGATGTACCTATATAATGAAAATTAccaaaaagagttgctcttaTTGAATATGAAACACATTTAGATCCACGATATGAGAATTCCATTCATCattcaaatttcattttatatgttTGTTTGCTACTTTTGCTAGTAATTCAATCATAAATACCTATAGAGCATCTGTCCCCTTTCTCTAGCACTTATTTTGCTCCATTCTCCTTTTTCGAATGCCTTCTTTGCAGCCTTCACAGCCCTATCAACATCTTTGACAGACCCACATTGCACCTGAAGTCAAAATTTTGTTAAAATACTGATCTTTGATGACACAAGAGAAAATATTGCACAGTGTATTCACCTCACAAATGATCTTTTCGTTAGCTGGATTTATAGTCTGCGTCACTTTGCAATCTTCTGCATCCACAAATTTTCCATCAATGAACAATTGACAGGGGAACTTCAAGCTTTTTCCATTAGCTTCTAAAATGACTGGTCTATATTCTATATCTGCAGATCCAAGTCCTCCTCTCGTTTTAAGAATACAGTTGAGACAGAATTCGTCGAATACTGGAGCCATGAAAACGTCTTCATTATCTAGTTCGATTTTGAAGACATCTTTAGCTTCTTCCACCAACCTGAAACGATGTTATTGTGAACCAAATTGATATTTCCCATCAGAACTCAAACTCACCTAACAACATCCATAGAACCAGCACCAGCTGCAAAAAAATCAGTATCGTCATCGATATCCACACTCAGAATGTTTTCCCAAATTTCCCTGGCAGACTCGATGAGATTCTTCTCATCTTTGGTGTACTCTATTTTCACCTGCTGGCCAACCTGATCCAGAGTTGCTGCCATCTTCATTCGtcctttattcgaaaaaaatcgaaacTCAAGTTCAACAGAAGCTCCAAGAGATTAATATCTACTTACCATTGACCTTGACTCTTTTGACGTTGACGTATACACCATCGCTGCCGGAAATCAGCAGGCCTTCGTCGTGTAAGATGGCGGGCTGATTGCcttgtatttcaattttttcacctTCAGTGGCCGACGGTCCCCATACGGAAGAGCCAAATAGTGAAActtcttgaaattcttcagaACCTGGGAGTTTCATCAAACACTTCGCTCCAGGTACGGAGTCCATTCCTCTGATGAAATTGTGGAGTTCATCTCCCGTTTTCTTGAAGTCGATCTGGAAAAGGGAATACATAAATGGTTTGAAGGGCATTTTGCTCAAAAATTTCCTCAAAAAACAACCATAACtacgaaaatatcattttcaacCAAACTACGCAATTTGGTATGATTAGAAGAAGTAGCAATTCGAAGTGGTGAGAATTTGCACCTTGATCAACTTTCAACCACATTAAAATCATACGTTTTTACTTCTAACTCTTATTGCTCTTGCTGTTAACATGTTACTAGGTATATTAGCTATGGAGGAATGAAGATATAAGTGACATTTTATCTTACCATTTGAAGCTCCGTTTTATTCAACATGGGATCATAGGTGGCACCTTTTTCACTCTGTTGGATCATGGGTGCTGTGTCTTCTGCAATCATATCAACAGCCCTGGCAACGGAAGTTACTCCCACAGGATACAAGAACCTTTTGTATATGGTATCCACGGTGTCATCTTCCAAAAGCTCTGTTTCTTCTTGGAGCAAAATAGGACCAGTATCCAATCCATCGTCAGCCCAGAAAATGCTCAAACCAGCTTTCTTATCGCCACAAATtatggtcctttgaaaatgtagtcTTTAGAATACTTGATGGATGATCTAGGAATGAATTACATaccaatttattgaactcgCTCCCCTATGTCTAGGTAGAATGGAAGGGTGGTAGCAAATACTTTTCAGTCTTGGGTAGTTGATGACT includes:
- the LOC123320407 gene encoding cytosolic 10-formyltetrahydrofolate dehydrogenase, with protein sequence MPPSQFTTTNTRPSLRVALIGQSAFAVDVFHRLREHGHTIVGIFTIPDKGKREDPLAKIGNENEIPVFKLKSWRKAGKILPEVFEKYKTVEADLNVLPYCSQFIPMEVINYPRLKSICYHPSILPRHRGASSINWTIICGDKKAGLSIFWADDGLDTGPILLQEETELLEDDTVDTIYKRFLYPVGVTSVARAVDMIAEDTAPMIQQSEKGATYDPMLNKTELQMIDFKKTGDELHNFIRGMDSVPGAKCLMKLPGSEEFQEVSLFGSSVWGPSATEGEKIEIQGNQPAILHDEGLLISGSDGVYVNVKRVKVNGRMKMAATLDQVGQQVKIEYTKDEKNLIESAREIWENILSVDIDDDTDFFAAGAGSMDVVRLVEEAKDVFKIELDNEDVFMAPVFDEFCLNCILKTRGGLGSADIEYRPVILEANGKSLKFPCQLFIDGKFVDAEDCKVTQTINPANEKIICEVQCGSVKDVDRAVKAAKKAFEKGEWSKISARERGQMLYRLADLMHQHREELATIESIDSGAVYTLALKTHVGMSIETWRYFAGWCDKIQGSTIPVSHARPNRNLTFTRKEPIGVVGLITPWNYPLMMLSWKMAACLAAGNTVIIKPAQVSPLTALKFAELSVKAGIPPGVINVVPGTGSVTGHALASHPDVRKLGFTGSTEIGQVIMKTCADSNLKKVSLELGGKSPLVIFSDCDLDKAVRIGMQSVFFNKGENCIAAGRLFVEDKIHDEFIRRVVSETKKIAIGDPLNKSTAHGPQNHLAHLNKLLDFVEMGKMEGAKLEYGGKRLDRPGYFFEPTIFSHVEDNMKIAKEESFGPIMIISKFKNGDIDGVLRRSNATEYGLASGVFTKDISKALKFAEKVDAGTVFINTYNKTDVAAPFGGFKQSGFGKDLGAEALNEYLKTKCITVEY